Proteins co-encoded in one Pseudorhizobium banfieldiae genomic window:
- a CDS encoding PRC-barrel domain-containing protein, with the protein MKTTLIATATAITLFSGAAFAQAPIQAPIVVLPDAVQGAAPSYLFAGRIDDLDIYGADGEEIGEIEDVLLNLDGTVAAVAVEVGGFLGMGDKDVLVDWSALEITREGDDIRVMAPTLTREVLEGAAAVDLDKLGLGSD; encoded by the coding sequence ATGAAGACCACCCTAATCGCGACCGCGACGGCCATTACCCTTTTCTCCGGAGCAGCATTTGCCCAAGCTCCGATCCAGGCACCCATCGTCGTGCTGCCGGATGCTGTCCAGGGGGCGGCGCCCAGCTATCTCTTTGCCGGCCGCATCGATGACCTCGACATCTACGGCGCGGATGGAGAAGAGATCGGCGAGATCGAGGACGTGCTCCTCAACCTGGACGGCACGGTCGCGGCGGTCGCCGTCGAGGTCGGCGGCTTTCTTGGAATGGGCGACAAGGATGTCCTGGTCGACTGGAGCGCGCTGGAGATCACCCGCGAAGGTGACGATATTCGGGTGATGGCCCCCACCCTCACACGCGAAGTTCTCGAAGGCGCAGCGGCTGTCGATCTCGACAAGCTCGGCCTCGGCAGCGACTGA
- a CDS encoding MBL fold metallo-hydrolase, with product MRQPEFDLAFHPAHGEAVPVADNVQRITVNNPSPFTFHGTNTYIVGDSSVAVIDPGPEDEAHFRALMAALKGREVTHIFVSHTHRDHSPLSRRLKQETGASIVAEGPHRSARPLFAGEANPFAESADTSFVPDIVVSDGEAIEGDGWRMTAVHTPGHTANHTAFALDGTGLLFSADHVMAWATTIVAPPDGSMAEFMASLEKLLARDDRLFLPGHGGPVREPASFLRGLRAHRRMRERAVLERIRSGDRLIPDMVKAIYATTDPRLHGAAALSVLAHLEDLVEKGRVTTEGPPSLKGAYFPA from the coding sequence CTGCGGCAACCGGAATTCGACCTTGCCTTCCACCCGGCCCATGGGGAGGCTGTGCCGGTGGCCGACAACGTGCAGCGCATCACCGTCAACAACCCCTCGCCCTTCACCTTCCACGGTACCAATACCTACATCGTCGGGGACTCCTCGGTCGCCGTCATCGATCCCGGCCCGGAGGACGAGGCGCATTTCCGGGCGCTGATGGCGGCCCTCAAGGGCCGGGAGGTTACGCATATCTTCGTCAGCCACACGCACCGCGATCACTCGCCGCTTTCCCGGCGGCTGAAGCAGGAGACCGGCGCATCGATCGTCGCGGAGGGGCCGCACCGATCGGCGCGGCCGCTGTTTGCGGGCGAGGCCAATCCCTTCGCCGAAAGCGCCGACACGAGTTTCGTGCCCGACATCGTGGTCTCTGACGGTGAAGCGATCGAAGGCGATGGATGGCGGATGACGGCCGTCCACACGCCCGGCCATACCGCCAACCACACCGCCTTCGCGCTCGACGGTACCGGCCTCCTCTTTTCCGCCGACCATGTCATGGCCTGGGCGACCACGATCGTCGCGCCACCGGACGGGTCGATGGCGGAATTCATGGCGTCGCTGGAAAAACTGCTTGCCCGCGACGACCGCCTCTTCCTTCCCGGCCACGGGGGTCCGGTGCGGGAACCGGCATCCTTCCTCAGGGGCTTGCGCGCCCATCGGCGGATGCGCGAGCGGGCGGTTCTCGAGAGGATCAGATCGGGCGACCGGCTGATCCCGGACATGGTGAAGGCGATCTATGCGACAACCGACCCGCGGCTTCATGGCGCTGCCGCACTTTCCGTACTGGCGCATCTGGAAGACCTGGTCGAAAAGGGCCGGGTGACGACGGAAGGACCACCCTCCCTGAAGGGCGCCTACTTCCCCGCTTGA